The following are from one region of the Treponema denticola genome:
- a CDS encoding ParB/RepB/Spo0J family partition protein: MAKKSALGRGLNALLEEQPANHIVESLNFSEDSIINIDPKLLQPNPYQPRKTFDEEKISELAESIKEHGIIQPIVAEKHEDKGYFIIAGERRTRAAISLGLETVPVILRSFEEKKKLEVALIENIQREDLNAIDEALAYQEIMELAAINQEELAKRVGKSRSAITNSLRILKLPEEMKDALRVNKITAGHARSLLSIVNPADQKILFSRILESELSVREAESMAADLNSGIGRITKKQKKETSSLSTDDFELRDIEQQFINSLGTKVQIKGNLKKGVVEISYFSKDDLDMLYKKINSET, encoded by the coding sequence GTGGCTAAAAAATCGGCATTAGGAAGGGGCCTTAATGCCCTCTTGGAAGAACAACCTGCAAATCATATAGTGGAATCACTGAATTTTTCCGAAGACTCAATTATCAATATTGACCCTAAACTGCTGCAGCCGAATCCATATCAGCCCCGAAAAACCTTTGATGAAGAAAAAATAAGCGAGCTTGCAGAATCAATAAAAGAACACGGAATAATTCAGCCGATTGTAGCCGAAAAACATGAGGACAAGGGTTATTTTATAATAGCCGGAGAAAGGCGCACAAGAGCGGCCATCAGCTTAGGCTTGGAAACGGTTCCGGTAATCCTACGCAGCTTTGAAGAAAAAAAGAAACTGGAAGTAGCCCTTATCGAAAACATTCAGAGGGAAGACCTAAACGCAATCGATGAAGCCCTTGCCTACCAAGAGATTATGGAACTGGCCGCCATAAACCAAGAAGAACTAGCAAAAAGGGTCGGCAAAAGCCGGTCGGCAATTACAAACAGTTTAAGAATATTAAAGCTGCCGGAAGAAATGAAAGATGCTTTGCGGGTAAATAAAATAACGGCAGGTCATGCACGTTCTCTACTATCAATAGTAAATCCTGCCGATCAAAAAATTCTTTTTTCGAGAATTTTAGAATCGGAATTATCGGTACGCGAAGCCGAGTCAATGGCAGCCGATCTTAATTCGGGAATCGGCCGCATAACAAAAAAACAAAAAAAAGAAACGTCATCGCTTTCTACTGATGATTTTGAATTACGAGACATTGAACAGCAGTTTATAAACTCATTAGGGACAAAGGTTCAAATAAAGGGAAACTTAAAAAAAGGAGTTGTCGAAATATCATACTTTTCAAAAGATGATTTGGATATGCTATATAAAAAGATAAACTCGGAAACTTAG
- a CDS encoding TIGR02757 family protein encodes MSSQFKDLKKTLDALVVKYEKPAFIPADPISIPHRFSKKEDIEIAGFFVSIFAWGNRTAILKSADKLMDILQNQPHAFLTQSTPAQLKIINTFYHRTLNGEDSLAIAKAIRRIYLSGSNFEELFKAKNQDEPLISRMSRFRKEFIKNMDPHNTKHIADMEGGSAAKRLNMFLRWMVRSKDKGVDFGLWKRVKPSELYLPLDVHCARRGRSLGLLTRKQNDRKAVEEITERLREFCPEDPAKYDFALFAPEVEKALAER; translated from the coding sequence ATGAGCTCTCAATTTAAAGACCTAAAAAAAACACTTGATGCTCTTGTAGTAAAATACGAAAAACCAGCCTTTATACCTGCCGATCCTATAAGTATTCCGCACCGTTTTTCTAAAAAAGAAGACATAGAAATTGCAGGCTTTTTTGTTTCTATTTTTGCATGGGGAAACAGAACAGCTATTTTAAAAAGTGCGGATAAACTAATGGACATTTTACAAAATCAGCCTCACGCATTTTTAACTCAAAGCACACCAGCTCAACTAAAAATAATAAACACTTTTTATCACCGCACCCTAAACGGAGAAGACAGCCTCGCCATAGCAAAGGCTATAAGACGCATTTATTTATCGGGCTCAAATTTTGAAGAATTATTTAAAGCTAAAAATCAGGATGAGCCTTTGATAAGCAGGATGAGCCGATTTAGAAAAGAATTTATCAAAAACATGGATCCGCATAATACAAAGCATATAGCCGATATGGAAGGCGGTTCTGCAGCAAAAAGGCTGAACATGTTTTTACGCTGGATGGTAAGGTCTAAGGATAAGGGGGTCGATTTCGGTTTATGGAAAAGAGTTAAACCGTCTGAGCTCTACCTCCCCTTGGACGTTCACTGTGCCCGAAGAGGAAGATCTCTAGGCCTTCTAACCCGCAAACAAAACGACCGCAAAGCCGTAGAAGAAATAACGGAACGCCTCAGAGAATTTTGTCCCGAAGATCCTGCAAAATACGACTTTGCTCTTTTTGCCCCCGAAGTCGAAAAGGCCTTAGCCGAAAGATAA
- a CDS encoding nucleotidyltransferase family protein has protein sequence MKPTLLVLAAGMGSRYGGVKQIAAVGRHDETLLDYAVYDAMNNGFGKVVFIIREDIENDFRERFFNRIARNCNADYVFQSMDGFLTDEQIKRAVNRKKPWGTAHAILSAELKISEPFAVINADDYYGRSAYKTIATHLSTLSNDSTEHAMVGYILDKTLSRSGSVSRGVCQVGNGYLIGITEHKDIAYKKEGSVEKIVSEHEGKTVEFSGKETVSMNLFGFSPKIFDFMNEYFKDFIHKYAESEKAECLLPEGVGAMMKKGLGKVKVYTTTERWFGMTYPDDREIVKKELENKVKEGYYPEFLWR, from the coding sequence ATGAAACCAACTCTTTTAGTTCTTGCTGCCGGGATGGGCAGCCGATACGGAGGTGTAAAACAAATCGCCGCTGTCGGAAGGCATGATGAAACCTTATTGGACTATGCCGTTTATGACGCTATGAATAACGGCTTTGGAAAGGTCGTTTTTATAATTAGGGAAGATATTGAAAACGATTTTAGAGAGCGTTTTTTTAATAGAATTGCACGCAATTGCAATGCCGATTATGTATTCCAATCTATGGACGGGTTTTTAACCGATGAGCAGATAAAAAGGGCTGTCAACCGGAAAAAGCCTTGGGGAACCGCTCATGCTATTTTGTCTGCGGAGTTAAAGATAAGTGAACCATTTGCCGTTATAAATGCCGATGACTACTACGGCCGCTCGGCTTATAAAACGATAGCAACCCATCTTTCAACCCTGTCAAATGATTCTACGGAACACGCTATGGTAGGTTATATCTTGGATAAAACTTTGAGCCGCTCCGGTTCCGTTTCGAGAGGTGTCTGCCAAGTAGGAAACGGTTACCTTATCGGAATAACCGAGCATAAGGATATTGCGTACAAAAAAGAAGGTTCAGTCGAAAAGATTGTTTCCGAACATGAGGGAAAGACCGTCGAATTTTCAGGCAAGGAAACCGTTTCGATGAACCTATTCGGCTTCTCTCCTAAAATTTTCGATTTTATGAATGAGTATTTTAAAGACTTTATCCATAAATATGCGGAAAGCGAAAAAGCCGAATGTCTTTTGCCTGAAGGTGTCGGTGCAATGATGAAAAAGGGTTTAGGAAAGGTTAAGGTTTATACTACCACCGAAAGATGGTTCGGAATGACCTATCCCGACGACAGAGAAATTGTTAAAAAAGAACTTGAAAATAAGGTAAAAGAAGGCTACTATCCCGAATTCCTGTGGAGATAA
- a CDS encoding beta-ketoacyl-ACP synthase III → MAIIIKTTGKAIPKKIMHNSDFPASLDTSDEWIRSHTGIGSRYIASQEDTSASLGAEACKQVLANENLNPQDIDLIICATATAEYQGFPSNACLIQKELGAKNAACFDLSAACSGFLYAIDTAAALMERHGRRYALVCGTEVLSKIIDWQDRSTCVLFGDGAGAALLENTFDNSKRGIGSVILGSDGTGYEALYMADHLKMNGRTVYNFAVGVITETVKSLLQKENINMEDVDLVVCHQANKRILEAAAKRLNTDMSKFACNMENYGNTSAASIPITLDDLRLQGKLTEGTTIITAGFGAGLTWGGAVIRF, encoded by the coding sequence ATGGCTATTATAATAAAAACAACGGGGAAGGCTATCCCAAAAAAGATAATGCACAACAGCGATTTTCCCGCTTCTTTAGATACTTCGGATGAATGGATCAGAAGCCACACAGGGATAGGAAGCCGCTATATAGCTTCCCAAGAAGATACAAGTGCATCCCTAGGTGCCGAGGCCTGTAAGCAGGTCTTGGCAAATGAAAATCTAAATCCTCAGGATATAGACTTAATTATCTGTGCCACCGCCACGGCAGAATACCAAGGCTTTCCGTCGAATGCCTGTCTTATCCAAAAAGAACTGGGTGCAAAAAATGCGGCATGTTTTGACCTGTCGGCAGCATGCTCAGGCTTTTTATACGCAATAGATACGGCAGCAGCCCTCATGGAAAGGCACGGCCGGCGTTATGCCCTTGTTTGCGGCACCGAAGTTTTAAGCAAAATAATCGATTGGCAAGACCGTTCTACCTGCGTACTATTCGGAGACGGGGCCGGGGCAGCCCTCCTTGAAAACACCTTTGATAATTCAAAGCGGGGCATAGGCTCGGTAATTTTAGGTTCTGACGGAACAGGTTATGAAGCTCTTTATATGGCAGACCATCTAAAAATGAACGGAAGAACCGTCTACAATTTTGCAGTCGGCGTTATAACCGAAACCGTAAAAAGCCTTCTTCAAAAAGAAAACATCAATATGGAAGATGTAGACTTGGTTGTATGCCACCAAGCCAACAAGCGTATTTTAGAAGCCGCCGCAAAAAGGCTTAACACCGATATGAGCAAATTCGCATGTAATATGGAAAACTACGGAAACACTTCGGCCGCCTCCATTCCGATAACCCTCGATGATTTGAGGCTTCAAGGAAAATTGACTGAAGGAACAACAATAATTACGGCAGGCTTTGGGGCCGGGCTCACATGGGGCGGAGCCGTAATAAGATTTTAG
- a CDS encoding ACP S-malonyltransferase encodes MNSIFLFSGQGAQFKGMAQDIIDEYGAAKDLIKKIGDITGEDINALLRHTENEELSRSDKSQLAIIAVETAILAVLKEKGISPKAVAGFSLGEFSALYASDILSFEDMIRIVQKRGAIMQAACDKIAARATEGSGALGMSAILKLEPEKVLELLKPHSDPKSGIVFAANMNSPVQTVISGTAEGLSLAENLCKEAGAKRCVRLAVAGPFHSPLMEEAAKEFEEVLKSFDFKAPQIPVFSNVTGKQVKSGEEAKANAVLHLTHPVLWTSEEKEIASLSGSLKPCRLLEVGPGNTLCNLWRDSGFASDELACSPTGTLEQLNKIIE; translated from the coding sequence ATGAACAGTATATTTTTATTTTCGGGGCAGGGTGCCCAATTTAAGGGTATGGCTCAAGATATTATTGACGAATATGGAGCCGCAAAGGACCTAATCAAAAAAATCGGCGATATAACCGGAGAGGATATAAATGCCCTTTTACGGCACACCGAAAATGAAGAGCTTTCAAGGAGCGATAAGAGCCAGTTGGCTATAATTGCTGTTGAGACGGCTATTCTTGCCGTTTTAAAAGAAAAAGGAATCAGCCCTAAGGCTGTTGCAGGTTTCAGTCTGGGCGAGTTTTCAGCCCTCTATGCTTCCGATATTTTAAGCTTTGAAGATATGATACGCATCGTACAAAAACGAGGGGCTATTATGCAGGCAGCCTGCGATAAGATTGCAGCAAGGGCAACAGAAGGCTCCGGTGCCCTAGGCATGTCGGCTATCTTAAAACTTGAGCCCGAAAAAGTTCTGGAGCTATTAAAGCCCCATTCCGACCCCAAAAGCGGAATAGTTTTTGCCGCCAATATGAATAGTCCCGTTCAAACCGTTATCTCGGGAACGGCGGAGGGCTTAAGTCTTGCCGAAAACTTGTGCAAGGAAGCCGGAGCAAAAAGATGCGTCCGCCTTGCGGTTGCAGGCCCCTTCCACTCCCCCCTAATGGAAGAAGCGGCAAAAGAATTTGAAGAGGTCTTAAAAAGCTTTGACTTTAAAGCCCCTCAAATCCCTGTATTTTCAAACGTTACGGGCAAGCAAGTAAAATCGGGAGAAGAAGCAAAAGCAAACGCAGTCCTTCACCTTACCCATCCCGTCCTATGGACGAGCGAAGAAAAGGAAATCGCTTCTTTAAGCGGAAGCTTAAAACCCTGCCGTCTCTTGGAAGTAGGCCCGGGAAACACCCTGTGCAATCTTTGGAGAGACAGCGGTTTTGCATCGGATGAACTCGCATGTTCCCCGACAGGTACATTGGAACAGCTAAATAAGATTATCGAATAG
- a CDS encoding type II toxin-antitoxin system VapC family toxin: protein MLYLCDTCILIDYLRGKLEAQQKLQQDREQGLGMSSVTYMELMVGALNKREAGIIKKAFSDFEIVEISETISIKAKHLIEKYTKSHGLLIPDALIASTALELGLPLYTTNIKDFRFIADLILA, encoded by the coding sequence ATGCTTTACCTTTGTGATACTTGTATTCTGATAGACTACCTTCGAGGGAAACTTGAGGCTCAGCAAAAACTTCAACAAGACAGAGAGCAAGGTTTGGGGATGTCTTCCGTTACTTATATGGAGTTAATGGTTGGGGCTTTGAACAAGCGTGAAGCCGGTATTATAAAAAAGGCTTTTTCGGATTTTGAGATTGTGGAAATTTCCGAAACAATTTCTATAAAGGCAAAGCACCTGATTGAAAAGTATACTAAAAGTCATGGACTTTTGATTCCGGATGCTTTGATTGCCTCTACGGCATTAGAGTTGGGATTGCCGTTGTATACTACAAATATCAAAGACTTTCGGTTTATTGCCGATTTAATTTTGGCATAG
- the fabG gene encoding 3-oxoacyl-[acyl-carrier-protein] reductase, which yields MLLKGKKALVTGSSRGIGKEVVRRFIEEGAEVWGLCTKHSASKAEMEAFAKEKGSVFHEIYADCGNAEGLTETVKKALEESGGFDILVNNAGITRDGLSFRMKLSDWEDVLRINLTGVFVASQIVSSDMIRKRAGSIINMTSIVGLHGQGGQVNYSASKAGLIGFTKSLAKETAGRGVRVNAIAPGYIETDMTAAVNEEMRKAWVEGIPLKRAGQPLDIANAAVFLASDLSLYITAQVLGVDGGLGA from the coding sequence ATGTTATTAAAAGGAAAAAAGGCATTGGTAACAGGCTCTTCGCGAGGAATCGGAAAAGAGGTTGTTAGAAGATTTATTGAAGAGGGAGCCGAAGTTTGGGGCTTATGTACAAAACATTCTGCAAGCAAGGCAGAAATGGAGGCTTTTGCAAAAGAAAAAGGAAGCGTATTTCATGAAATATACGCCGACTGCGGCAATGCGGAAGGCCTTACCGAAACGGTAAAAAAAGCCCTCGAAGAATCGGGCGGTTTTGACATACTTGTAAACAACGCAGGTATTACAAGAGACGGACTTTCATTTAGGATGAAGCTTTCCGACTGGGAAGACGTTTTACGCATAAACTTAACAGGCGTTTTTGTTGCCTCGCAAATTGTTTCTTCCGACATGATTAGAAAAAGAGCAGGCTCGATTATCAATATGACAAGTATCGTAGGCCTTCACGGTCAAGGCGGACAGGTCAACTATTCCGCAAGCAAGGCAGGCCTTATAGGTTTCACAAAGAGCCTTGCAAAAGAAACGGCAGGAAGAGGAGTACGCGTAAACGCAATCGCCCCCGGCTATATCGAAACCGATATGACAGCCGCCGTAAACGAAGAAATGCGGAAAGCATGGGTCGAGGGAATCCCCTTAAAAAGGGCAGGACAGCCCCTAGACATAGCAAACGCCGCAGTCTTTTTGGCTTCGGACTTATCGCTTTATATAACCGCCCAAGTCCTAGGTGTCGACGGCGGACTGGGAGCATAG
- a CDS encoding DUF4258 domain-containing protein: MKYLFSGHVFKRMAERGFSPDTIKNIIKNGVIIKEYPDDTPYPSRLILGYDGNRPIHVVSAYDQNDDIEYIITVYEPNTQLWTSDFTKRRD, from the coding sequence GTGAAATATCTCTTTTCCGGGCATGTTTTTAAGCGTATGGCCGAGCGTGGTTTTTCACCTGATACGATAAAAAATATTATAAAAAATGGTGTTATAATAAAAGAATATCCGGATGATACTCCATATCCAAGTCGGCTTATTCTTGGATATGATGGTAATAGGCCAATTCATGTTGTTTCGGCTTATGATCAAAATGATGATATAGAATATATTATCACGGTTTATGAACCTAATACACAGTTATGGACTTCTGATTTCACAAAGAGGAGGGATTGA
- a CDS encoding type II toxin-antitoxin system MqsA family antitoxin produces MKCPICKFGEMKEGTTQVVLTRGNATVIFRSVPAKICDDCGEYYLDEQTAQDIYNRADNCFTSGQEVAIMEYKQLISA; encoded by the coding sequence ATGAAATGTCCAATTTGCAAGTTTGGAGAAATGAAAGAAGGCACTACACAAGTTGTACTTACCCGCGGCAATGCAACGGTTATTTTCCGCAGTGTTCCGGCAAAAATTTGTGATGACTGTGGAGAATATTACCTTGATGAACAGACAGCTCAAGATATTTATAATCGTGCAGATAACTGTTTTACATCAGGACAGGAAGTTGCAATTATGGAATATAAGCAGTTAATTTCTGCATAG
- the fabV gene encoding enoyl-ACP reductase FabV, producing MIVKPMVRNNICLNAHPQGCKKGVEDQIEYTKKRITAEVKAGAKAPKNVLVLGCSNGYGLASRITAAFGYGAATIGVSFEKAGSETKYGTPGWYNNLAFDEAAKREGLYSVTIDGDAFSDEIKAQVIEEAKKKGIKFDLVVYSLASPVRTDPDTGIMHKSVLKPFGKTFTGKTVDPFTGELKEISAEPANDEEAAATVKVMGGEDWERWINRLSKEGLLEEGCITLAYSYIGPEATQALYRKGTIGKAKEHLEATAHRLNKENPSIRAFVSVNKGLVTRASAVIPVIPLYLASLFKVMKEKGNHEGCIEQITRLYAERLYRKDGTIPVDEENRIRIDDWELEEDVQKAVSALMEKVTSENAESLTDLAGYRHDFLASNGFDVEGINYEAEVERFDRI from the coding sequence ATGATTGTAAAACCAATGGTTAGGAACAATATTTGTCTAAACGCTCATCCGCAAGGATGTAAAAAAGGCGTTGAGGATCAAATAGAGTACACAAAAAAGAGAATCACCGCTGAGGTAAAAGCCGGAGCAAAGGCACCTAAAAACGTGCTGGTACTCGGCTGCTCGAACGGTTACGGACTTGCAAGCCGCATAACGGCAGCATTCGGCTATGGGGCCGCCACTATCGGCGTTTCCTTTGAAAAGGCCGGAAGCGAAACAAAGTACGGCACACCAGGCTGGTACAACAACCTGGCCTTTGACGAGGCTGCCAAAAGAGAAGGCCTTTATTCCGTAACTATAGATGGAGACGCCTTTTCCGATGAAATCAAGGCACAAGTAATCGAAGAGGCCAAAAAGAAAGGAATTAAATTCGATCTTGTAGTTTACAGTTTGGCAAGCCCTGTAAGAACCGATCCGGATACAGGCATAATGCACAAGTCCGTCTTAAAACCCTTCGGCAAGACATTTACAGGCAAGACGGTCGATCCCTTCACGGGAGAACTAAAAGAAATTTCCGCCGAACCTGCAAACGATGAAGAAGCCGCTGCAACCGTTAAGGTTATGGGAGGAGAAGACTGGGAACGCTGGATAAACCGGCTTTCAAAGGAAGGTCTTTTAGAAGAAGGCTGCATTACCCTAGCCTATTCCTATATCGGCCCGGAAGCCACTCAGGCCCTCTACCGAAAGGGCACCATAGGAAAAGCGAAAGAACACCTTGAAGCAACAGCCCACCGCCTAAACAAAGAAAACCCGTCAATACGGGCCTTCGTTTCGGTGAACAAGGGCTTGGTAACAAGGGCAAGTGCGGTAATCCCCGTAATTCCCTTATATCTCGCTTCCTTGTTTAAGGTTATGAAAGAAAAAGGAAACCACGAGGGCTGTATCGAGCAGATTACCCGACTTTATGCCGAAAGACTTTACCGTAAAGATGGCACCATCCCTGTCGATGAAGAAAACAGAATCCGTATCGACGACTGGGAGCTTGAAGAAGACGTTCAAAAGGCAGTTTCGGCTTTAATGGAAAAGGTAACAAGCGAAAATGCCGAAAGCCTAACCGACCTTGCAGGCTACCGCCACGACTTTTTAGCCTCAAACGGCTTTGATGTCGAAGGCATCAACTACGAAGCCGAAGTAGAAAGGTTCGACAGGATTTAA
- a CDS encoding virulence RhuM family protein, producing the protein MAKKAKTDIRSSAAEYLTFVAASGKSAENIEIRYEDENIWLTQKMMAVLYDTSVSTINEHIKNILADHELQEEATIRNFRIVQTEGDRSITRSVKHYGLQMIIAVGFKVNSERAVQFRKWVNRITKEYTIKGWVMDSERLKKGSFLTDKYFEEQLERVREIRASERKFYQKITDLYATALDYDKTAVATKRFYATVQNKMHFAVHGHTAAEVIYERADSTQPHMGLTTWQDAPDGKIKKSDVIIAKNYLSETELSQLNRMVTSYLDFAENMALRKIPLTMQDWETRLTGFIEMFEYGLLKDAGKVSAEIAKLHAESEFEKYRIIQDKTFVSDFDKYLAELENTISG; encoded by the coding sequence ATGGCAAAAAAAGCTAAAACGGATATTCGATCTTCGGCAGCGGAGTATTTGACTTTTGTTGCAGCGAGCGGTAAAAGCGCTGAAAATATCGAAATACGGTATGAAGATGAAAATATTTGGCTGACTCAAAAAATGATGGCTGTTTTGTATGATACATCGGTGTCAACGATTAACGAGCATATCAAAAATATTCTTGCAGACCATGAATTACAGGAAGAAGCAACTATTCGGAATTTCCGAATAGTTCAAACTGAAGGCGATAGAAGTATAACCCGTTCTGTAAAACACTACGGATTGCAAATGATTATAGCCGTCGGCTTTAAGGTTAACTCTGAGCGGGCGGTGCAATTTAGAAAATGGGTCAACCGTATTACAAAAGAGTACACAATCAAAGGCTGGGTCATGGATTCGGAACGGCTGAAAAAAGGCTCTTTTCTTACAGACAAATATTTTGAAGAACAGCTGGAGCGGGTTAGAGAAATCAGGGCAAGCGAACGCAAGTTCTATCAAAAGATTACCGACCTGTATGCAACTGCTTTAGACTACGATAAAACAGCCGTTGCTACCAAAAGGTTTTATGCAACGGTACAAAACAAAATGCACTTTGCCGTGCATGGGCACACAGCTGCTGAAGTTATTTATGAGCGTGCCGATAGTACACAGCCTCACATGGGACTAACCACATGGCAGGATGCCCCAGACGGCAAAATTAAAAAATCCGACGTTATTATTGCAAAAAATTATTTAAGCGAGACAGAACTTTCACAGCTAAATCGGATGGTAACCTCATATCTCGATTTTGCAGAAAATATGGCGTTGCGGAAAATTCCCCTTACCATGCAAGATTGGGAAACGCGGCTTACCGGTTTTATCGAAATGTTCGAATACGGACTTTTAAAAGACGCTGGAAAGGTATCTGCAGAAATTGCAAAACTGCATGCCGAATCCGAATTTGAAAAATACCGCATCATTCAAGATAAGACCTTTGTTTCCGACTTTGACAAATACTTAGCGGAATTGGAAAATACCATTAGCGGATAA
- a CDS encoding cysteine protease, which translates to MKKFLMITITVCLLAGGVNAFAYGINSFTVYDAQDNIVHKITAKSEVNELYLLFQESLQIAADEALFTELPKDAQVLYRYVLSYNYGDDEQYFSFIVYKNYPLCRIPQLQEKEDIPKELTWKLFKYAYEIASKPAEVKKQLSYSAKNSYIRIYDDKGSLLLFIAGEKILDMFDTLFGKDITEIEERNLKSLFTAESIHDGREVLVHYSFIDDDKIMKLYIYKDTKEMNITTDTGVLKVNLSEEAYRILSSPKSFQKEFEKRR; encoded by the coding sequence ATGAAAAAATTTTTAATGATAACGATTACAGTATGTTTATTAGCAGGCGGTGTAAATGCCTTTGCCTATGGAATCAATAGCTTTACGGTTTATGATGCACAAGACAATATTGTACACAAGATAACCGCCAAGAGCGAAGTCAATGAGTTATATCTGCTTTTTCAAGAATCTTTGCAGATAGCAGCTGATGAAGCTTTGTTTACGGAATTACCTAAAGACGCACAAGTGTTATACCGTTATGTTCTTTCATATAATTATGGTGATGATGAGCAGTATTTCAGTTTTATAGTATATAAAAATTATCCTCTTTGCCGGATTCCCCAATTACAGGAAAAGGAGGATATCCCAAAAGAATTAACATGGAAACTTTTTAAATACGCATACGAAATCGCCAGCAAGCCTGCTGAGGTGAAAAAACAGCTTTCTTATTCTGCGAAAAATTCTTATATCCGCATATATGATGATAAGGGCTCTCTTTTACTATTTATTGCAGGGGAAAAAATTCTGGATATGTTCGACACATTGTTTGGAAAAGATATCACCGAAATCGAAGAAAGAAATTTGAAAAGCCTTTTTACCGCCGAAAGCATTCATGATGGCCGAGAAGTCCTTGTGCATTATTCATTTATAGATGATGACAAAATTATGAAGCTGTATATTTACAAAGACACAAAAGAAATGAATATAACAACCGATACCGGAGTTCTAAAAGTAAACCTTTCAGAAGAAGCATATAGAATTTTAAGCAGCCCTAAAAGCTTTCAAAAAGAATTCGAAAAAAGAAGATGA
- the accB gene encoding acetyl-CoA carboxylase biotin carboxyl carrier protein — MKEDFILKVIEKFEKGDAVVLQIKQDDCELILKKEGAFPKKEAVIQSGACGGVQTAYTMPYPAIPAGFQSGLPAGIQTAPAGTAGQGATPQAASPAAEAPAQASPAASSANLLEVKSPIVGTFYRAPSPDSPPYVEKGSSVKKGHPLCVLEAMKMMNTLECEYDGVIEEILVSNGDLVEFDQVLFKIKAK; from the coding sequence ATGAAAGAAGATTTTATTTTGAAAGTGATAGAAAAGTTTGAAAAAGGCGATGCTGTGGTCTTGCAGATAAAGCAGGACGACTGTGAGCTTATCTTAAAAAAAGAAGGAGCCTTTCCTAAAAAAGAAGCTGTCATTCAGTCAGGTGCGTGCGGAGGAGTGCAGACCGCCTATACTATGCCATATCCGGCGATACCGGCAGGATTTCAATCCGGTCTTCCGGCGGGCATCCAGACAGCTCCGGCAGGAACAGCGGGACAAGGGGCAACACCTCAAGCAGCAAGTCCTGCTGCAGAAGCTCCGGCTCAAGCCTCACCCGCAGCTTCATCGGCTAACCTACTTGAAGTAAAAAGCCCCATTGTCGGAACCTTTTACAGGGCCCCGTCTCCCGATTCTCCGCCCTATGTTGAAAAAGGCAGCTCAGTAAAAAAAGGCCACCCCCTTTGTGTGCTTGAAGCCATGAAAATGATGAATACCCTCGAATGCGAATATGACGGAGTTATCGAGGAAATCTTAGTTTCAAACGGAGACCTTGTAGAATTCGATCAGGTCTTGTTTAAGATAAAGGCTAAGTAG